One Jeotgalibaca porci genomic region harbors:
- a CDS encoding LTA synthase family protein has translation MFQKFKETARNNFGFLFSAVILFWLKTYLAYNLEFSLGVAGIYQQFLLLINPLASTLFVFGLSLFFSKPKSRSRALIFLYFLNTVLLFSNVLYYREFSDFITVKTIMGSSSMMNGLGPGVFKMLAWQDVLYWIDFFILIFLYRRKKGKSEEHGPIKKRYAIGTLVIAFALFMANLGLAEIDRPQLLTRTFDRNYIVKYLGVNVYTIYDGVQTAKANSVRASADSSDMAPVLDYIDTHFATPNPETFGQAKGKNVVYIHLESMQQFLIDLEMTEENGETRAVTPFLNELYHSTDSYSFSNFFHQTAQGKTSDAELLIDNSLFGLPQGSAFTQLGSDNTFQAGPQILKPLGYSSAVFHGNVGSFWDRDNVYKSMGYDYFFSSETSYTLTPENSLEYGLKDKLFFQESAQYLEQMQQPFYSKFVTVSNHFPFPEDEMNTVFDIPNTSDDTINGYFNTVHYADEALQEFFQYMKDSGLYENTVFVLYGDHFGISNSRNRTLAPLLGHDPATWGEYDNTMLQRVPMIIHIPGIETGYVNPTYGGQVDVLPTILHLLGVDTETHIQVGQDLLSPEREDLTVLRNGNVITPEYTSLGSKVYSTDTGENIFVDELETPELYTEIVGIREAGQLQLYMSDQILNGDLLRFYTPANFERADKNAVNYLNSPADLQAELAAMGVKSTALISQNNNISTVPLYQTNAPEFPGNEVVEDPLETSTLEEETVEETEELN, from the coding sequence TTGTTTCAAAAATTTAAAGAAACCGCACGGAACAATTTCGGTTTCTTATTTAGTGCCGTCATTCTTTTCTGGCTCAAGACTTATCTCGCTTACAACCTTGAATTTTCATTGGGAGTTGCTGGCATTTACCAACAATTTCTACTTTTAATCAACCCTTTAGCAAGTACTCTTTTTGTCTTTGGACTGTCGTTATTCTTTTCCAAACCAAAAAGCCGTTCTCGCGCTTTAATTTTCTTGTATTTTCTAAATACCGTGCTCTTATTTTCAAACGTTTTATATTACCGGGAATTCTCCGACTTTATAACTGTAAAAACAATCATGGGTTCTTCTTCTATGATGAATGGCTTAGGTCCCGGCGTTTTCAAAATGTTAGCATGGCAAGATGTTCTGTACTGGATTGACTTTTTCATCTTAATTTTTCTTTACCGTCGAAAAAAAGGTAAGTCAGAAGAACATGGACCGATTAAAAAACGGTATGCGATTGGAACACTCGTTATAGCCTTTGCATTATTCATGGCAAATCTTGGTCTGGCAGAAATCGACCGTCCGCAGTTACTAACTCGGACATTTGACCGTAATTATATTGTAAAGTATTTAGGTGTGAATGTGTATACCATCTATGATGGTGTTCAAACAGCAAAAGCGAATTCCGTTCGTGCGAGTGCCGATAGTTCCGATATGGCACCGGTTTTGGATTACATTGATACACATTTTGCTACTCCTAACCCTGAAACCTTTGGACAAGCAAAAGGTAAAAACGTTGTCTATATTCACTTAGAAAGTATGCAGCAATTCTTAATCGATTTAGAAATGACAGAAGAAAATGGCGAAACACGTGCCGTAACACCTTTCCTAAATGAACTGTACCACAGTACGGATTCTTACAGCTTTTCTAACTTCTTCCATCAAACAGCTCAAGGTAAAACGAGTGATGCGGAGTTATTGATTGATAATTCATTATTTGGTCTTCCACAAGGTTCCGCCTTTACCCAACTTGGTTCTGATAATACTTTCCAGGCCGGCCCACAAATCCTAAAGCCACTTGGATACTCCAGTGCAGTCTTCCATGGGAATGTTGGCTCTTTCTGGGACCGCGATAATGTTTATAAATCAATGGGGTATGATTACTTTTTCAGTTCAGAAACAAGTTATACCCTAACACCTGAGAATTCTCTGGAATATGGTTTGAAAGATAAATTATTCTTCCAAGAGTCTGCTCAATATCTAGAACAAATGCAACAACCGTTCTATTCGAAGTTCGTTACTGTTTCCAATCACTTCCCCTTCCCAGAGGACGAGATGAACACAGTATTTGATATTCCAAATACTAGTGACGATACTATTAATGGCTATTTCAATACGGTTCATTACGCGGATGAAGCTTTACAAGAATTCTTCCAATATATGAAGGATAGTGGCCTTTACGAGAATACCGTCTTCGTTTTATACGGTGATCACTTCGGTATCTCAAACTCACGGAACCGGACGCTTGCTCCGCTCTTGGGTCACGATCCAGCTACATGGGGCGAGTACGACAACACCATGCTCCAACGTGTTCCGATGATTATTCATATTCCTGGTATTGAAACAGGTTACGTGAACCCAACATATGGTGGTCAGGTGGACGTTCTACCAACTATTCTGCACTTACTTGGTGTTGATACAGAGACACACATCCAAGTTGGCCAAGATTTATTGTCTCCCGAACGGGAAGACTTAACGGTCCTTAGAAATGGAAATGTCATTACTCCAGAATACACGAGTCTCGGATCGAAGGTTTACAGTACGGATACAGGAGAAAATATTTTCGTGGACGAATTAGAAACGCCAGAGTTGTATACTGAGATTGTAGGTATACGTGAAGCAGGACAACTGCAACTATACATGTCTGATCAGATATTAAATGGTGATTTACTACGTTTCTACACACCTGCAAATTTCGAGCGGGCAGATAAAAACGCTGTGAACTACTTAAACTCCCCGGCTGACCTGCAAGCAGAACTAGCTGCAATGGGAGTGAAAAGTACGGCTTTAATTTCTCAAAACAATAACATTTCAACTGTACCGCTCTACCAAACCAACGCTCCAGAATTCCCCGGTAACGAAGTGGTTGAGGATCCACTAGAAACAAGCACACTTGAAGAAGAAACCGTTGAAGAAACAGAAGAATTGAATTAA
- a CDS encoding sensor histidine kinase: protein MKFLYKQLLAFFLVIIVTIGATGIIFARFLVTNIYEEKEEQLFGYAEAVIDENMTLREVENGIDMISKQDVMLAMYNSQDQLIYPVVERNYASGLAPKDLSLLQKGERISLKERDRGFMNEEMSLVTVYLPLFNTATGSFSGFVAVASPVSGIQNDISNMRSGIQLAILLSGVIAILFSIGFANYLSRRIIRMRRATNEITQGNFEIHLDNFGRDEFDELSGDFNLMVDSLKNSQIEIERQESLRRQFMMDVAHEMRTPLTTLNGILEGWEHDMIPERSRKRSVEIMQNETRRMIRMVNENLDYEKIRSAQVVLVKQAIPCLATLTAVKEQLMKKAASKGNAVHVSVSSPDLTVYADYDRFIQILVNLINNAIQFTENGTITLTAHAEVDYTVIKVSDTGIGMAENELPAIWERFYKTDPSRKNNKYGESGIGLAIVKSLIDSHNGKIEVESARDKGTTFTIKFPKELNEKN, encoded by the coding sequence GTGAAATTTCTATATAAACAGTTGCTAGCTTTCTTCTTAGTTATCATTGTAACTATTGGAGCAACAGGGATAATATTTGCTCGCTTTCTAGTGACAAATATCTATGAAGAAAAGGAAGAGCAACTTTTCGGTTATGCAGAAGCGGTTATTGATGAAAATATGACGTTGCGTGAAGTAGAAAATGGCATTGATATGATCTCAAAACAAGATGTTATGCTAGCCATGTACAACAGTCAGGACCAATTAATTTACCCTGTGGTTGAACGTAATTATGCAAGTGGTCTGGCCCCAAAAGATTTAAGTCTGCTTCAAAAAGGCGAGCGAATTTCTTTGAAGGAACGCGACCGGGGATTTATGAATGAGGAGATGTCGCTTGTAACGGTTTATCTTCCTTTATTTAATACGGCTACGGGCAGCTTTTCCGGATTTGTAGCCGTTGCCTCACCAGTCAGCGGTATCCAGAATGATATTTCTAATATGCGGAGTGGGATTCAATTGGCCATTTTGCTGTCAGGAGTTATCGCGATTCTATTTAGTATTGGCTTTGCTAATTATTTATCCCGACGAATCATTCGTATGCGTCGGGCCACGAATGAGATTACTCAAGGAAACTTTGAAATTCATTTGGATAATTTTGGTCGCGATGAATTTGATGAATTGTCTGGTGACTTTAATTTAATGGTGGATTCTTTGAAGAACTCCCAAATTGAAATCGAAAGACAAGAGTCGTTAAGACGGCAGTTTATGATGGACGTGGCGCATGAAATGCGTACGCCTTTGACGACGCTTAATGGTATTTTGGAGGGATGGGAGCACGACATGATTCCCGAACGCAGTCGGAAACGCAGTGTTGAAATTATGCAAAATGAAACACGACGGATGATACGAATGGTTAATGAGAATCTTGATTATGAAAAAATTCGCTCTGCACAAGTTGTTTTAGTGAAGCAAGCAATTCCTTGTTTAGCAACTTTGACTGCAGTGAAAGAGCAATTGATGAAAAAAGCGGCCAGTAAAGGGAACGCTGTCCACGTGAGCGTTTCTTCACCGGATTTAACCGTTTACGCGGATTACGATCGGTTTATACAAATCTTGGTCAATCTCATCAATAATGCGATCCAGTTTACTGAGAATGGTACGATAACCTTAACTGCCCATGCAGAAGTAGATTATACGGTTATCAAAGTGAGCGATACCGGAATTGGGATGGCGGAAAATGAACTACCGGCTATCTGGGAACGGTTCTACAAAACGGATCCCTCGCGTAAAAATAATAAATATGGCGAATCCGGGATTGGTTTGGCGATTGTAAAATCTTTGATTGATAGTCATAACGGGAAAATAGAGGTCGAAAGCGCACGCGATAAAGGAACGACCTTTACGATTAAGTTTCCTAAAGAGCTGAATGAAAAGAACTAA
- a CDS encoding response regulator transcription factor: MNILMIEDNESVCEMMSMFFEKEGWDSAFSGDGQKGLDLVLADKESWDMIILDLNLPGMDGMQVCREIRKVSLHVPIIMLTARDSESDQVIGLEIGADEYVTKPFSPLTLMARIKALYRRTQLSAPENTSGQERFDIETEYIKISTRSREAFYHDKKIEALTPKEFEIFALLAGHPRQVFSREHLLTSIWEDPFFGDERTIDAHIKKLRQKIESVGPQVIHTVWGVGYKFDDSHNREEENA; encoded by the coding sequence ATGAACATTTTGATGATTGAAGATAACGAATCCGTTTGCGAAATGATGAGTATGTTTTTTGAAAAAGAGGGCTGGGATTCTGCCTTTAGTGGAGACGGACAAAAAGGTCTGGATTTAGTTCTTGCGGACAAAGAGTCATGGGATATGATTATTTTGGATTTAAATTTACCCGGTATGGATGGCATGCAAGTGTGTCGCGAAATTCGTAAAGTGTCGCTTCACGTTCCGATTATTATGCTGACTGCACGCGATTCGGAAAGTGACCAGGTTATTGGTTTGGAGATTGGCGCGGATGAATACGTCACTAAGCCATTTAGCCCATTAACGTTGATGGCCCGGATCAAAGCACTTTATCGCCGGACGCAACTGAGTGCACCGGAAAACACGAGTGGTCAGGAACGGTTCGATATTGAAACGGAATATATTAAAATTAGTACGCGTTCGCGTGAAGCATTTTATCATGATAAAAAAATTGAGGCATTAACTCCGAAAGAGTTCGAGATTTTTGCTTTATTGGCGGGGCATCCACGCCAAGTTTTTTCTCGTGAGCATTTGTTGACCAGCATCTGGGAGGATCCTTTTTTTGGAGATGAGCGTACGATTGACGCCCACATCAAGAAACTGCGCCAAAAAATTGAGAGTGTGGGACCGCAAGTCATTCATACGGTCTGGGGAGTCGGGTACAAATTTGATGACAGCCATAATCGAGAAGAGGAAAATGCGTGA
- a CDS encoding single-stranded DNA-binding protein, translated as MNQVSLIGRLVRNVELQEIGHGSVVCNNTLAVKSPRKNENGQMVADFIPVVFWDKSALLLRDYCAKGNQLGVSGRMVSRSYVNKQEQTVYVVELLVEELFFMEAKKTAENVTQPPRVDTSTEAEPAGMPF; from the coding sequence ATGAATCAAGTATCTTTGATCGGACGTCTGGTCCGAAATGTCGAACTGCAGGAAATCGGTCATGGTAGTGTCGTTTGCAATAACACACTGGCTGTTAAGAGCCCACGCAAGAATGAGAACGGCCAAATGGTTGCTGATTTCATTCCAGTGGTCTTCTGGGATAAGTCGGCCCTCTTATTGCGGGACTACTGTGCGAAAGGAAATCAACTTGGCGTAAGCGGTCGAATGGTTTCCAGATCCTACGTAAACAAACAAGAACAAACTGTTTACGTAGTCGAACTATTAGTCGAAGAATTGTTTTTCATGGAAGCTAAAAAGACAGCCGAAAATGTGACACAACCGCCACGCGTGGACACATCTACCGAAGCAGAACCTGCCGGCATGCCTTTTTAA
- the whiA gene encoding DNA-binding protein WhiA, with the protein MSYASDVKKELTQLEVHREHAKAELTALIRMSGSVSIYNQKLILNIQSENAAIARRMYSLLKDHYQVEGELLVRRKMKLKKNNIYIVRLKRNVQELLKDLNIFDGLSFTTTVSEEIMKNDQKERSYLRGAFLAGGSVNSPETSRYHLEIYSNYEDHNKDICEMMNHFDLNARTIDRRNGFITYLKEAEKIADFLALVGAHNAMMKFEDVRIIRDMRNSVNRLVNCENANMNKTIDAATRQIQNIEFIEATVGLDKLPVKLREIAIIRLENPDVSLKELGEMVPSGIISKSGINHRIRKINEYADKLRNKEVMV; encoded by the coding sequence ATGTCATATGCTTCTGATGTCAAGAAAGAACTGACCCAATTGGAAGTTCACCGCGAACATGCCAAAGCAGAGCTAACCGCCTTAATTCGTATGAGTGGTTCAGTGAGTATATATAATCAAAAACTAATTTTGAACATACAATCTGAGAATGCTGCGATTGCCAGACGGATGTATTCCTTATTGAAAGACCACTACCAAGTGGAAGGAGAACTTTTGGTTCGTCGCAAAATGAAATTAAAGAAGAACAACATTTATATTGTCCGTTTGAAACGCAATGTACAAGAACTATTAAAAGATTTGAATATCTTTGACGGTTTGTCCTTCACGACAACTGTTTCGGAAGAAATCATGAAGAACGACCAAAAAGAACGCTCCTATTTACGCGGTGCATTTTTGGCAGGTGGTTCGGTCAATAGTCCGGAGACAAGTCGCTACCATTTGGAAATTTATTCTAATTACGAAGACCACAACAAAGATATTTGCGAAATGATGAACCATTTCGATTTAAATGCACGAACGATTGATCGCCGAAATGGGTTTATTACCTATCTGAAAGAGGCAGAGAAGATTGCCGATTTCTTGGCTCTAGTTGGCGCGCATAACGCCATGATGAAATTCGAAGATGTTCGGATTATTCGTGATATGCGCAATTCAGTCAATCGCTTGGTGAATTGTGAGAACGCCAATATGAATAAGACCATCGATGCTGCTACGAGACAAATTCAGAATATTGAGTTTATCGAAGCAACAGTCGGCTTGGATAAATTACCAGTAAAATTGCGTGAAATCGCAATTATACGGTTAGAGAACCCAGATGTAAGTCTGAAGGAACTCGGGGAAATGGTTCCAAGCGGCATTATTTCAAAGTCCGGTATCAACCACCGTATTCGTAAAATTAATGAATACGCAGATAAGCTGCGTAATAAGGAAGTAATGGTCTAA
- a CDS encoding gluconeogenesis factor YvcK family protein yields MSMNTKPKKRQKRIVVIGGGTGLPVILKNLKQYDVDLTAIVTVADDGGSSGVIRDYVNIIPPGDIRNCMIALSDVPEIYKDIFQYRFDSNDDFFSGHAIGNLIIAALAEMKGSVFDAVRLLSAMMSVKGRIYAAAEEPLTLYAKYQDGTSARGESVIGRIRKPIDYVYVKPLDETREAHAARDVIRSIEEADIILIGPGSLYTSILPNLMIGDLGEAVLKTKAEVVYICNIMTQLGETENFSDADHVKVLHKHMGRPFINTVLVNTERVPDAVLNQQADEEYLLQVTHDFQALRDENCRVISADFLNLKDGGVYHDGDKVAQEIMNLSSSMPTLNHN; encoded by the coding sequence ATGAGTATGAATACTAAACCAAAAAAACGCCAAAAGAGAATTGTAGTTATCGGTGGTGGGACAGGACTGCCAGTTATACTGAAGAATCTGAAACAATACGACGTTGACTTGACGGCAATTGTGACAGTGGCGGATGATGGTGGAAGTAGTGGCGTTATTCGTGACTACGTAAATATTATTCCACCCGGTGATATAAGAAACTGCATGATTGCACTTTCGGATGTTCCCGAAATTTATAAAGATATTTTCCAGTATCGCTTTGACTCCAATGATGATTTCTTCTCAGGTCATGCGATTGGGAACTTAATCATTGCAGCTTTGGCCGAAATGAAAGGCAGTGTTTTCGATGCGGTTCGCCTTTTATCAGCTATGATGTCTGTTAAAGGTAGAATTTATGCTGCAGCTGAAGAGCCTTTAACGTTGTATGCGAAGTACCAAGACGGCACCTCAGCAAGAGGAGAGTCTGTAATCGGGAGAATTAGAAAGCCAATTGATTATGTGTATGTGAAACCGTTGGATGAAACAAGAGAGGCACATGCTGCCCGTGATGTTATTCGTTCTATTGAAGAAGCAGATATTATTTTAATTGGACCGGGTAGTCTGTATACGAGCATTTTGCCAAACTTGATGATTGGTGATTTAGGCGAGGCTGTCTTGAAGACGAAAGCGGAAGTTGTTTATATTTGTAATATTATGACGCAACTCGGTGAAACTGAGAATTTCTCTGATGCGGATCATGTTAAGGTACTCCACAAACATATGGGACGTCCATTCATTAATACCGTTTTAGTGAATACGGAACGTGTGCCGGATGCTGTGTTGAACCAACAAGCGGATGAAGAATATTTATTGCAGGTAACACACGATTTCCAAGCTTTGCGTGATGAAAATTGTCGCGTTATCTCTGCCGATTTCTTAAATCTGAAAGACGGTGGTGTCTATCATGACGGTGATAAAGTAGCTCAAGAAATTATGAACCTCAGCTCAAGTATGCCAACATTGAATCATAACTAA
- the rapZ gene encoding RNase adapter RapZ: MADTLELVIITGMSGAGKTVVLQTFEDLGYFCVDNMPPSLLPKFWELVKESGKITKVCLVIDLRSRAFFDEILSGIGNLDNTSFVTTKTIYLDASDDALVSRYKETRRNHPMAQGSGTITDGIRRERDLLANMRSRAQWILDTSHTSPRQLRELILERFQNEEQQLFHIEVVSFGFKFSAPIDADIIMDVRFLPNPHYIDELRPLTGMDKPVYDYVMQQPETEAFYRKFIDLLDTITPGYKREGKSSLTIAIGCTGGQHRSVALAERVGAHLKNDGYPVNISHRDKGKRKETVNRS, from the coding sequence ATGGCAGATACATTAGAACTTGTAATAATAACAGGTATGAGTGGGGCAGGTAAAACCGTCGTGTTACAAACATTTGAGGATTTAGGATATTTTTGTGTGGATAATATGCCACCGAGTTTGTTGCCAAAATTCTGGGAGCTTGTAAAAGAGTCCGGAAAAATTACTAAAGTTTGTCTAGTCATCGATTTGCGTTCTAGAGCGTTTTTTGACGAAATTTTGTCAGGAATCGGTAATCTGGATAACACTTCTTTTGTGACGACAAAAACGATTTATTTGGATGCTTCAGACGATGCACTTGTATCACGTTATAAAGAAACACGTCGGAATCATCCGATGGCACAAGGATCCGGCACCATTACAGATGGTATTCGCCGCGAACGCGATTTGCTTGCGAATATGCGTAGCCGTGCGCAATGGATTTTGGATACCAGCCATACTTCACCACGGCAACTTCGTGAATTAATTTTGGAACGTTTTCAGAATGAGGAGCAGCAATTGTTTCATATTGAGGTTGTTTCTTTTGGCTTCAAATTTAGCGCGCCGATTGATGCTGATATCATTATGGATGTTCGTTTCTTACCGAACCCGCATTATATTGATGAATTAAGACCTTTAACAGGAATGGATAAACCCGTTTATGATTATGTGATGCAACAGCCTGAAACAGAAGCTTTCTATCGGAAGTTTATCGATTTGCTGGATACGATTACGCCAGGATATAAACGCGAAGGGAAATCCAGTTTAACCATTGCAATTGGTTGTACAGGTGGCCAACACCGTTCAGTCGCATTAGCGGAACGTGTAGGTGCACACTTAAAAAATGACGGTTACCCTGTTAACATCTCACACCGGGATAAAGGGAAACGGAAAGAGACGGTAAATCGCTCATGA
- a CDS encoding phospho-sugar mutase, with amino-acid sequence MSYMQTYETWKAHKDLDVQLQTDLSKLDGNEEQIKDAFFAPLEFGTAGMRGVLGAGINRMNIYTVRQATEGLARLMESKGEEEKKRGVAIAYDSRRMSPEFAMESAKTLAAHGIPAYVFEALRPTPELSFAVRHLNALTGIMITASHNPAEYNGYKVYGEDGGQMPPDDAAALTDFIRAIDSPLDIAVLSDEELEKSGLLHMIGEEVDRIYLEEVKTVTVDQALISEMSKEMSLVFTPLHGTGKMLGERALKNAGFENFTLVPEQAEADSDFPTVKSPNPEDAGAFEYAEKLGKEIGADILVATDPDADRLGAAIRKSDGSYEVLTGNQIASLMVNYLLLAKKEANQLPDNAVVLKSIVSSEFPTVIAESYGAKMVDVLTGFKFIAEKIKQYEEDGSQTFQFGFEESYGYLVQPFVRDKDAIQALVLIAEVAAYYKKKGQTLYDGLVELYEEHGYYQEKTISVTMSGLTGAEKIKALMAKFRENAPTDFAGIAVTEIEDFHTQTKTFADGTNESIAMPSSNVLKYKLEDGSWIAIRPSGTEPKIKFYIGAKADTGQAVDEKVSKFEEAIHALTGE; translated from the coding sequence ATGAGCTACATGCAAACTTATGAAACTTGGAAAGCGCACAAAGATTTAGACGTACAGCTACAGACAGATTTAAGCAAACTTGATGGGAACGAGGAACAAATCAAAGATGCGTTCTTTGCACCATTAGAATTTGGTACTGCAGGAATGCGTGGTGTTCTGGGAGCCGGAATCAATCGTATGAATATCTATACAGTTCGCCAGGCAACGGAAGGCTTGGCACGTTTGATGGAATCAAAGGGAGAAGAAGAAAAGAAGCGTGGCGTTGCAATTGCCTACGATTCAAGACGGATGTCTCCGGAGTTCGCAATGGAATCTGCCAAAACATTAGCTGCTCACGGCATTCCAGCCTATGTATTTGAAGCATTACGTCCCACTCCAGAACTATCTTTCGCAGTTCGTCATCTAAATGCCTTAACAGGAATCATGATTACAGCCAGTCATAACCCTGCGGAATATAATGGGTACAAAGTTTATGGAGAAGATGGTGGGCAAATGCCACCGGACGATGCAGCTGCTTTGACTGATTTCATTCGCGCAATTGATTCACCATTGGATATTGCAGTGTTAAGTGATGAAGAGTTAGAGAAATCAGGTCTTCTACATATGATTGGTGAAGAAGTCGACCGCATTTATCTAGAAGAAGTGAAGACAGTAACAGTGGATCAAGCCCTTATTTCAGAAATGAGTAAAGAAATGTCGCTTGTATTTACACCGCTACATGGAACTGGAAAAATGTTAGGCGAACGCGCGCTTAAAAATGCCGGTTTCGAAAACTTTACCTTGGTACCTGAGCAGGCGGAAGCAGATTCAGATTTCCCAACTGTTAAATCGCCAAACCCTGAAGATGCGGGTGCTTTCGAATATGCTGAGAAATTAGGAAAAGAAATCGGTGCGGATATTTTAGTTGCGACAGATCCGGATGCGGATCGACTCGGTGCAGCTATTCGTAAGAGTGATGGTTCGTATGAGGTGTTAACAGGAAATCAGATTGCATCTTTAATGGTTAATTATCTCTTGCTAGCTAAAAAAGAAGCAAATCAATTACCTGACAATGCTGTCGTATTAAAATCGATCGTGTCTAGTGAGTTCCCAACTGTTATTGCGGAATCATATGGTGCGAAAATGGTGGATGTTCTGACTGGATTCAAATTTATTGCAGAGAAAATCAAGCAATACGAAGAAGACGGCAGCCAAACATTCCAATTCGGATTTGAAGAGAGTTACGGCTACTTAGTACAGCCGTTCGTTCGTGATAAAGATGCTATTCAAGCTTTGGTATTAATAGCTGAAGTTGCGGCTTATTATAAGAAAAAAGGGCAGACGCTTTATGATGGTTTAGTAGAGCTATATGAAGAACATGGCTATTACCAAGAAAAAACAATTTCGGTAACAATGAGCGGTTTAACGGGAGCAGAAAAAATTAAAGCGTTGATGGCGAAATTCCGTGAAAATGCACCAACTGACTTTGCGGGAATTGCTGTTACGGAAATTGAAGACTTCCATACACAAACAAAAACGTTCGCAGATGGGACAAATGAGTCAATTGCTATGCCAAGTTCAAATGTATTGAAATACAAATTAGAAGACGGTAGTTGGATCGCAATCCGTCCAAGTGGAACAGAACCAAAGATTAAGTTTTACATTGGAGCAAAAGCTGACACAGGCCAAGCTGTAGATGAAAAAGTAAGTAAATTTGAAGAAGCAATCCATGCTCTAACAGGAGAATAA
- a CDS encoding transporter substrate-binding domain-containing protein, which translates to MKHKKIFGISTLLFAASFLVACSSDDSNTAESSADSGADTYIIGTDTTFAPFEFENDNGDFVGIDIDLLAAIAEDQGFEYELRTLGFNASVTALEAGQVDGVIAGMSITDDRSKKYDFSDAYYQSATGVGVNPTSGITSLEDLEGEQVVAKTGTEGSVYAESIKDEYGFTVKYVEDSSTMYQDVLTGNSAAAFEDFAVIQYEITRGMGLEVIHESEGASEYAFATMKDKQPELVEMFNAGLKNLRDSGKYDEILAEYLGE; encoded by the coding sequence ATGAAACATAAAAAAATATTTGGAATTTCCACACTTCTTTTTGCAGCATCTTTTCTAGTAGCTTGTAGTTCCGATGACTCAAATACAGCTGAATCAAGTGCTGATTCTGGCGCAGATACTTATATTATTGGAACAGATACAACTTTTGCACCTTTTGAATTTGAGAATGACAATGGTGATTTCGTAGGGATTGATATTGATTTACTGGCAGCTATTGCAGAAGATCAAGGTTTTGAATATGAACTACGTACGTTGGGATTCAACGCTTCTGTTACAGCTTTGGAAGCAGGTCAAGTAGACGGTGTGATCGCGGGTATGTCCATTACTGATGATCGTTCGAAGAAATATGACTTCTCTGATGCTTACTACCAATCTGCTACAGGTGTAGGTGTGAACCCAACTTCTGGTATTACAAGCTTGGAAGATTTGGAAGGCGAGCAAGTCGTTGCTAAAACAGGAACAGAAGGTTCTGTATATGCAGAGAGCATTAAAGATGAATATGGCTTCACTGTAAAATACGTTGAAGATTCATCAACAATGTACCAAGACGTATTAACTGGAAACTCTGCCGCAGCTTTCGAGGACTTCGCCGTTATTCAATATGAAATAACGCGTGGAATGGGTCTGGAAGTTATCCACGAATCTGAAGGTGCTTCAGAGTACGCATTCGCTACAATGAAAGACAAACAACCTGAATTAGTAGAAATGTTCAATGCTGGCTTGAAAAACTTGAGAGACAGTGGCAAGTATGACGAAATCCTAGCAGAGTACTTAGGTGAATAA
- a CDS encoding histidine phosphatase family protein, with product MQNLYFVRHGQTHLNATDHVQGGDIDSPLLEKSIEDARKTGLFLKNTAISRAITSPQLRAHNTATYILSAFENDIPLETDSRLKEFRYGSWEGLHIPTLAEKYPETFRHLREEPDKYNPVQFGGETYPELIKRGTESVLYHANRYPNEDLLFVGHSILWTATLLSLLNFEIKDIRSQSPLGNTSISKLVKLDNTIKLDTWNYLEHLR from the coding sequence ATGCAAAATTTATACTTTGTTCGTCATGGCCAAACGCACTTAAATGCAACCGACCATGTTCAAGGAGGCGATATTGACTCTCCTTTACTAGAAAAAAGTATTGAAGATGCGCGTAAAACGGGTTTGTTCTTAAAGAATACCGCAATTTCCCGCGCCATTACTAGCCCACAACTTCGCGCACATAATACTGCTACATATATTTTGAGTGCATTTGAAAATGACATCCCTTTAGAAACAGACTCCAGACTCAAGGAATTCAGATACGGCAGCTGGGAGGGCCTGCATATTCCTACTTTAGCAGAGAAATATCCTGAAACATTTCGTCATTTACGCGAAGAACCAGACAAATATAATCCCGTCCAATTCGGTGGTGAAACATATCCGGAACTAATTAAGCGTGGTACAGAATCTGTTTTATACCATGCGAATAGATACCCCAATGAAGATTTGTTATTTGTAGGGCATAGTATCCTGTGGACCGCCACGCTCCTATCTCTACTCAATTTTGAGATTAAAGACATTCGTTCACAGTCACCATTGGGGAATACTAGCATTTCTAAGCTCGTCAAGCTGGATAACACAATTAAATTGGACACCTGGAATTATCTTGAGCACTTAAGATAA